The sequence CGCCAAGGCCGTGCAGGAAGAGCACGACACGCTGATTACCGAGAAGACCGACCTGGAAGAGGCGATCAAGACGCTGCGCTCCGGCATCGCCAGCCTGAACCGCGAGGGGCGCGAACGGCTGCTGACCGCCTTCGAGCAGGTGAACAGCAACTTTGCCATGTTGTTCCGCCACCTGTTCAACGGTGGCGAGGCAAACCTCGTGATGGTGGAATCCGATGACCCGCTGGAAGCGGGGCTGGAGATCATGTGCCAGCCGCCGGGCAAGAAACTGAGCACGCTGAGCCTGCTGTCGGGGGGCGAGCAGACGCTGACCGCGATGGCGTTGATCTTTGCGGTGTTCCTTGCCAACCCCGCGCCGATCTGCGTGCTGGACGAGGTCGACGCGCCGCTCGACGACGCCAACGTGACGCGGTTCTGCGACCTTCTGGACGAAATGTGCCGCCAGACGGATACGCGGTTCCTGATCATCACGCACCATGCGGTGACGATGAGCCGGATGGACCGGCTGTTTGGCGTGACGATGGCCGAGCAGGGCGTGAGCCAGCTTGTCTCCGTCGACCTGAAGAAGGCGGAGGCGCTGGTCGCCTGACCGGGGGCTTGGCCGCCTGATCCGGATACGTTCAGGCTTTGACCTTATCAATGTAGTGTCAGCGCCGGTGAGTCCGGGCCTTACTTTTCGGTCTTGTGCTCCACCGGGCCGCCCGCCTTTTCCCAGCCGCCGAAGCCGTCGCGCAGGTGCGCGGCCTCGAATCCCATGTCCTGCAGCGTGGCGACGGAGATGGCCGAGCGCCAGCCGGATGCGCAGTGAAAGACGAATTTCTTGTCCTGGGCGAAGACCTCCTTGAAATAGGGGCTGTCCGGATCGACCCAGAATTCGAGCATGCCGCGCGGGCAGTGGAAGGCGCCGGGGATGAAGCCCGTGCGATCCCGTTCGCGCGGGTCGCGCAGATCGACGAACTGGACGTTCGGATCGTCCAGCATGGCAATGGCGACCGCGCTGTCGATCTCCTCGATCCGGGCGCGGGCGTCGGCGACCATCTG is a genomic window of Sulfitobacter alexandrii containing:
- a CDS encoding rhodanese-like domain-containing protein; this encodes MPLTKTAAQMVADARARIEEIDSAVAIAMLDDPNVQFVDLRDPRERDRTGFIPGAFHCPRGMLEFWVDPDSPYFKEVFAQDKKFVFHCASGWRSAISVATLQDMGFEAAHLRDGFGGWEKAGGPVEHKTEK